One window from the genome of Pedobacter schmidteae encodes:
- a CDS encoding LacI family DNA-binding transcriptional regulator, which produces MKTNMQSGLKEIAKRANVSIGTVDRVIHNRTGVSKATKNNILAIMKDLDYQPNILARRLASKKVLHFASLIPAISTETEFWAAPIRGIEMAEAEIKQFGIVIDKYFYDQNDKQSFVKQTKNILKTAVDGILVAPIFIEESLAFSKLCNQKKIPQIFINSDIPNETRLSYIGPDLFQSGHLSAHMVNYLVRKNDKILIVNISKEIDSYHHLMRKEEGFRAYFKDHQKKVRIIKTDITPNTDYLSVSKQLTEVLGEHTDIKAIFVTNSRVFSVAQFLEKTNQEHIFLVGYDFLPQSIEYLKKEVIDFLICQKPQEQAYKGIMALYQNVVLNADIEAIQFMPIDIITKENYKSYRN; this is translated from the coding sequence ATGAAAACAAATATGCAAAGCGGTTTAAAGGAGATAGCTAAAAGAGCGAATGTTTCTATAGGTACTGTTGACAGGGTGATACACAATAGAACAGGTGTTTCAAAAGCTACCAAAAATAATATATTGGCAATTATGAAAGATCTGGATTACCAGCCTAACATTTTAGCCCGAAGGCTTGCGTCTAAAAAGGTATTGCATTTTGCCAGCTTAATCCCTGCCATTTCTACAGAAACTGAATTTTGGGCTGCTCCCATTAGGGGTATTGAAATGGCCGAAGCGGAGATTAAGCAATTTGGAATTGTAATTGATAAATATTTTTATGATCAGAACGACAAACAATCGTTTGTAAAACAAACGAAAAACATTCTTAAAACTGCGGTCGACGGTATATTGGTAGCCCCGATTTTCATTGAAGAATCACTGGCGTTTTCCAAACTTTGTAATCAAAAAAAAATCCCCCAGATTTTCATCAATTCTGATATCCCTAATGAAACCAGATTGAGTTATATTGGCCCGGATTTATTTCAAAGTGGCCATTTAAGTGCACACATGGTTAACTATTTAGTGAGGAAAAATGACAAGATCCTTATTGTAAACATCTCAAAAGAGATAGATAGCTATCATCACCTGATGAGGAAAGAAGAAGGTTTCAGGGCTTATTTTAAGGATCATCAAAAGAAAGTCCGAATTATAAAAACCGACATTACACCAAATACCGACTACCTTTCCGTTTCAAAACAGCTTACTGAAGTATTGGGTGAACATACCGATATAAAGGCTATTTTTGTTACCAATTCCAGGGTTTTTTCTGTTGCTCAGTTCTTAGAAAAAACAAATCAGGAGCATATTTTTTTAGTCGGTTATGACTTCTTACCTCAAAGCATAGAATACTTAAAAAAAGAAGTAATAGACTTCCTGATCTGCCAAAAACCTCAGGAACAAGCCTATAAAGGCATCATGGCATTATATCAAAATGTTGTTTTAAATGCAGATATAGAAGCGATCCAGTTTATGCCGATCGATATCATCACCAAAGAAAATTACAAGTCATACCGGAACTAA
- a CDS encoding glycoside hydrolase family 28 protein, whose protein sequence is MKNQKKMILMLFMMMACVTGFAKDYRASFFHIKSDGSTMNTRSIQFAIDYISKNGGGRLVFYVGRYLTGSIYLKSNVTLQLEEGAVLVGSTNPFDYDRIGNTALIHARDVENVGITGKGMIDGQGRALANNSIAYANDGLIVDILKYDRTRESIRPMVIYFYNCVNVNIKDLIMQNSACWLQTYERCKNLVIDHITVNNVAYWNSDGIDVVDCDNVVITNNNIDAADDGICLKSHTEGFFCHNILIENNIVRTSANGIKLGTAGKGGFRNIKILNNTVYNTYRSAIALQSVDGGFLEDIIVDGLKSANTGHVIFLRLGERIPGKKSTMKRISIKNVVADVPLGKADAGYDYEGPIEDMPRNISPIVIAGLPGQYIEDVTFSNFEISYPGGGSKYMAYVALDKLDSIPEEAAGYPEFSMFKEIPAWGIYVRHAKNINFSNLQLKAEKKDYRLPIVMDDVHGAELKKVTFQQVDQKKLLHTYKSTKVNVN, encoded by the coding sequence ATGAAAAATCAAAAGAAAATGATTCTGATGCTTTTTATGATGATGGCCTGCGTAACTGGTTTTGCGAAAGACTATAGAGCATCATTTTTCCATATCAAATCAGATGGTTCGACGATGAATACACGGTCTATCCAGTTTGCGATAGACTATATCAGCAAAAATGGTGGAGGCAGATTGGTTTTTTATGTAGGCAGGTACTTGACGGGATCTATTTATTTAAAATCTAATGTTACGCTTCAGTTAGAGGAGGGAGCGGTTTTAGTGGGCTCTACCAATCCATTTGATTATGACAGAATTGGGAATACAGCACTTATTCATGCCAGAGATGTAGAAAATGTGGGCATCACAGGCAAGGGAATGATTGATGGACAGGGCAGGGCATTGGCCAATAATTCTATCGCCTATGCAAATGACGGGCTAATTGTGGATATTTTAAAATATGACCGTACCAGGGAATCTATCAGGCCGATGGTGATTTACTTTTATAATTGTGTGAATGTGAATATTAAAGACCTGATCATGCAAAATTCCGCCTGCTGGTTGCAAACTTACGAACGCTGCAAAAATTTAGTGATAGATCACATTACCGTAAACAATGTTGCTTATTGGAATAGTGATGGTATTGATGTGGTAGACTGTGATAATGTGGTGATCACCAATAATAATATCGATGCCGCAGATGATGGGATTTGTCTGAAATCGCATACTGAGGGCTTTTTCTGCCATAATATACTGATCGAAAATAATATTGTGCGCACCAGCGCAAACGGTATAAAATTAGGTACAGCGGGTAAGGGTGGTTTCAGAAATATTAAGATACTGAACAATACGGTATACAATACTTACCGCTCTGCTATCGCTTTACAAAGCGTTGATGGTGGCTTTCTGGAAGACATTATCGTAGATGGCTTAAAGAGTGCCAATACGGGGCATGTGATCTTTTTACGACTGGGAGAGAGAATTCCGGGTAAAAAGTCGACCATGAAAAGAATATCCATCAAAAATGTGGTAGCGGATGTACCTTTGGGTAAAGCTGATGCCGGTTATGATTATGAAGGGCCAATTGAAGATATGCCAAGAAATATTTCTCCAATTGTTATTGCCGGTTTACCAGGGCAATATATCGAAGATGTAACCTTTAGCAATTTTGAGATTTCTTATCCAGGTGGCGGGAGCAAATATATGGCCTACGTTGCATTAGATAAATTAGATAGTATTCCGGAAGAGGCAGCCGGGTATCCGGAGTTTTCTATGTTTAAAGAAATCCCTGCCTGGGGTATTTATGTCAGACATGCAAAAAATATTAATTTCTCAAACCTTCAGCTGAAAGCAGAAAAGAAAGACTACCGTTTACCTATTGTAATGGATGATGTGCATGGTGCGGAGTTGAAAAAAGTAACTTTTCAGCAAGTCGATCAGAAAAAATTGCTGCATACTTATAAATCAACCAAGGTAAATGTTAATTAA
- a CDS encoding glycosyl hydrolase, which produces MKRKTFLQQSAIFSASLLMLQRNGFSRSIVNTLADGSADDLYQQFKTPSIEYRPFVRWWWNGNKIEKTELARELRLLKDAGIGGVEINPISFPALADDMDIPSVEWLSDEWIDLLKFTLDEAKKLDMTCDLLAGTGFPYGAGFLEPEECAQVVVTVVRKLEGPLKTEISLFDLFKEADPATLSPYSGRKMEILELSIVPDPLTSMDQVQNITDQVVDEGIKINLPKGKFAVYGLVKINKFMRVIQGAPGGRGPVLNHYNEKAVKRYLNKISDSIQNRIGPLAPDIRSFFVDSLEMEGANWTDDMMAEFQKRRGYNLYPYLPFILFKTGRMGNTIDLNYAVKMSPGMEKMLSRMRYDFEYTKAELFKERFSNNFSQWCSANKIKSRAQAYGRGHFPLEGSFDMDIPEGETWMKYGIGEEISERDFTKYPWHLGRGNTMINKYVSSAAHLKGKKLISSEELTNTEMVFNESLELFKIAGDQSTLSGITHPIFHGFNYSPKDAAFPGWITYGGYFNEQNTMWPYFKYYNDYRARQSALLQQATFFADIAIMAPTGDMWAEFGAQMEPFPSRVTPPYQQLIWESIHQNGNACDYVSEQVIAGAGFKNGCMTYGSRKYHTLFLIEVKSLFPQTAKKLYDFVKAGGRIFCIEAYPEQSLGWFNHQQKDAEVKEWIAKLKTQTNQFILLPKPASNFKEWYKTVQEKYRITPYVKISKPNTFVSQIRYQTRDAEIFLFNNASAHLTIDLDTTFLPEITTEKQAWIWDAATGEQFKLDLKDRNFKIKLYPADSVTIVFNKDRDGKNWDRLPEITSAAMRLNSTWEATFKHMDGTEQTQEITELADLKEIPDFSHFAGTVSYKTTVSLSNPLNLRYLDLGKVFGIAEVIVNGENLGVKWYGRRAYAIGNLLKTGVNHIEIKVTTVMLNYMKSLTENATAQYWSNNIKKEQPLQSMGLVGPVNLF; this is translated from the coding sequence ATGAAAAGAAAAACATTTCTGCAGCAAAGTGCTATTTTTTCGGCTAGCTTATTGATGTTACAGCGTAATGGCTTTTCCCGATCAATTGTAAATACCCTGGCTGATGGTTCGGCTGATGATTTATACCAGCAGTTCAAAACTCCATCAATAGAATACAGACCATTTGTGAGGTGGTGGTGGAACGGAAACAAGATTGAGAAAACAGAATTGGCCAGAGAGCTCAGGCTATTAAAAGATGCTGGAATTGGCGGGGTAGAAATTAATCCGATTTCATTTCCAGCTCTGGCTGATGATATGGATATCCCATCTGTAGAATGGTTAAGTGATGAATGGATAGACTTACTGAAATTTACATTAGATGAGGCAAAAAAACTGGACATGACCTGTGACCTGCTGGCAGGTACGGGATTTCCTTATGGCGCAGGATTTTTAGAACCTGAAGAGTGTGCGCAGGTGGTGGTAACGGTTGTGAGAAAACTGGAAGGACCTTTAAAAACTGAAATTTCATTGTTTGATCTTTTTAAAGAAGCCGATCCGGCAACTTTAAGCCCTTATAGTGGTCGTAAAATGGAAATTTTGGAGCTAAGTATTGTTCCAGATCCCTTAACTAGTATGGATCAGGTGCAAAATATTACCGATCAGGTGGTTGACGAGGGAATAAAAATTAATTTACCGAAGGGGAAGTTTGCCGTATATGGCTTAGTTAAGATAAACAAGTTCATGCGGGTTATTCAAGGTGCTCCGGGAGGCCGCGGACCTGTACTGAATCATTATAACGAAAAAGCGGTAAAAAGATATCTGAATAAAATCAGTGACAGCATTCAAAACAGAATTGGACCACTTGCACCAGATATTCGTTCCTTTTTTGTAGATAGTTTAGAAATGGAGGGGGCCAACTGGACAGATGATATGATGGCAGAGTTTCAAAAACGTAGAGGCTATAATTTGTATCCCTATCTGCCCTTTATCCTGTTTAAAACAGGCAGAATGGGAAACACGATTGATTTAAATTATGCTGTAAAGATGAGTCCGGGAATGGAAAAGATGCTGAGCCGGATGAGGTATGATTTTGAATATACCAAAGCCGAACTTTTCAAAGAACGGTTTTCAAACAATTTTAGTCAATGGTGTAGTGCAAACAAAATAAAGTCGAGGGCACAAGCCTATGGTCGGGGACATTTTCCGTTGGAAGGCAGTTTCGATATGGATATCCCTGAAGGCGAAACCTGGATGAAATATGGTATAGGCGAGGAGATATCTGAAAGAGATTTTACGAAATACCCCTGGCATTTGGGCCGTGGAAACACCATGATCAATAAATATGTTTCATCGGCGGCTCATTTAAAAGGTAAAAAACTCATCAGTTCAGAAGAACTGACCAATACAGAAATGGTATTTAATGAGTCGCTCGAGCTTTTTAAAATTGCCGGCGATCAAAGTACCCTTTCGGGCATTACACATCCCATTTTTCATGGATTTAATTATTCTCCGAAAGATGCCGCTTTCCCAGGCTGGATCACTTACGGGGGATATTTTAACGAGCAAAATACCATGTGGCCTTATTTTAAATACTATAACGATTATAGGGCAAGGCAGTCTGCCTTATTACAACAGGCTACTTTTTTTGCCGACATAGCGATTATGGCCCCAACGGGTGATATGTGGGCTGAATTTGGGGCACAAATGGAGCCCTTCCCTTCACGGGTTACTCCACCGTATCAACAGTTGATCTGGGAATCTATACATCAAAATGGAAATGCCTGCGATTATGTTTCAGAACAGGTAATTGCCGGTGCCGGTTTTAAAAATGGCTGTATGACCTATGGTTCGAGAAAGTACCATACACTTTTTTTAATAGAAGTTAAAAGTCTGTTCCCTCAAACGGCAAAAAAATTATATGATTTTGTAAAAGCAGGAGGTAGGATTTTCTGTATCGAGGCTTATCCGGAGCAGTCGTTAGGTTGGTTTAATCACCAGCAAAAAGATGCTGAGGTAAAGGAATGGATTGCAAAATTAAAAACACAGACCAATCAATTCATCCTTTTACCAAAGCCAGCTTCGAACTTTAAAGAATGGTATAAAACGGTTCAGGAAAAGTATCGTATCACCCCATATGTTAAAATCTCAAAACCGAATACTTTTGTTAGCCAGATAAGGTATCAGACCAGGGATGCAGAAATATTTCTGTTTAATAATGCAAGTGCACATCTCACGATAGACTTGGATACTACTTTTTTGCCGGAGATTACTACTGAAAAGCAAGCCTGGATTTGGGATGCGGCAACGGGAGAACAGTTTAAACTGGATCTGAAGGATAGGAATTTTAAAATCAAACTGTATCCGGCAGACTCCGTAACTATTGTTTTTAATAAGGATAGAGATGGCAAAAACTGGGATCGGCTTCCTGAAATAACATCAGCTGCGATGCGCTTAAACTCCACCTGGGAAGCAACCTTTAAGCATATGGACGGTACAGAACAAACCCAGGAAATAACTGAACTGGCGGATTTAAAGGAAATACCTGATTTCAGCCATTTTGCCGGCACGGTTTCATATAAAACCACTGTCTCGTTATCAAATCCGCTAAACCTTCGTTATCTGGATCTTGGGAAAGTATTTGGCATAGCGGAAGTGATAGTTAATGGCGAAAATTTAGGCGTTAAATGGTATGGACGCAGAGCTTATGCCATTGGGAACCTATTGAAAACTGGTGTAAATCACATTGAAATTAAAGTGACCACTGTAATGCTCAATTACATGAAATCTTTAACAGAAAATGCTACTGCACAATATTGGTCAAACAATATAAAGAAAGAACAGCCACTTCAATCAATGGGTTTGGTTGGCCCCGTTAATTTATTTTAA
- a CDS encoding GH92 family glycosyl hydrolase — protein MNQFSKSLIVTAIIGTTACFANAQNKSDLYKYIKPIIGTQKMGHTYPGATVPFGMVQLSPDTDTLSYEDNGKYNKDVYRYCAGYQYDDPTIVGFSHTHYSGTGHSDLGDFLVMPTLGKVQLNPGTAKQPENGYRSKYSHQTEVSEANYYKVKLDDDGILAELTTSARVGFHQYTFPKSKAANIILDLMHGIYNYDNKNVWTYVRVVNDSLVTGYRQTNGWAKNRKVYFAMSFSKPFKSYGAKDFTKKEVYKGFWSKFDQTRNFPEMAARQIRMYFNFDTEEAEKVKIKFAISSVSGDNALMNMQAEIPGWDFDRVKQQGQQLWNKELQKIEVKTKNTADAINFYTAMYHAFLSPTVYMDVNNQYMGLDQKVHEAKGFKNYTTFSLWDTYRTLHPFFNIVQPQRNNDMVKSMMAHFDQSALPMLPVWSNSANDTWCMSGYHSVSVIADAIIKGNFKGDINKALTACVATANQRNYEGIGDYIDKGYVPSDKNRTAVSNTLEYAYDDWCIAQLAKKAGNTEVYNTFIKRSENWRNVYDASIGFMRPRLSDGMFRKNFDVLETEGQGFIEGNAWNYSLYVPQNPGALIQIMGGDKKFIPHLDSLFTMDLPDAFFAHTEDITREGIIGNYVHGNEPAHHVAYLYNYTSQPWKTQKTVRMILGKQYHNGPDGLGGNDDCGQMSAWYMMSSLGFYPMAPASDRYDLGSPSVLNATINLENGKQFIVEAKNQSDKNVYVKQVLLNGKVLDRLYIIHREITDGGQLTFVMASSPNKKGR, from the coding sequence ATGAACCAGTTTAGTAAAAGTTTAATTGTTACCGCTATTATAGGGACTACTGCCTGTTTTGCAAATGCTCAAAATAAAAGCGATTTATATAAATATATAAAACCCATTATTGGTACACAAAAAATGGGACATACTTATCCGGGAGCTACTGTGCCCTTTGGCATGGTACAGTTAAGTCCGGATACCGATACGCTTTCTTATGAAGATAACGGGAAGTATAATAAAGATGTTTATAGGTATTGCGCAGGTTATCAGTATGATGATCCAACTATAGTAGGTTTTAGTCATACACATTATAGTGGTACAGGGCATTCGGATCTGGGTGATTTTTTGGTGATGCCAACTCTTGGAAAGGTGCAGCTTAATCCGGGGACTGCAAAGCAGCCCGAAAACGGTTACCGATCAAAATATAGTCATCAGACTGAGGTTTCGGAAGCCAATTATTACAAAGTAAAATTAGACGATGACGGTATCCTTGCAGAATTGACTACCTCTGCAAGGGTAGGTTTTCATCAGTATACCTTCCCGAAATCTAAAGCGGCAAATATCATATTGGATTTGATGCATGGGATTTATAACTACGACAATAAGAATGTTTGGACCTATGTCCGGGTGGTGAATGATTCGTTGGTAACAGGGTATAGACAAACCAACGGATGGGCAAAAAACCGCAAGGTCTATTTTGCGATGTCTTTTTCTAAACCATTTAAGTCCTACGGTGCTAAAGATTTCACAAAAAAAGAGGTATATAAAGGATTCTGGTCAAAGTTTGATCAGACCAGGAACTTCCCCGAAATGGCAGCCAGGCAAATCAGAATGTATTTTAATTTTGATACAGAGGAAGCTGAAAAGGTAAAAATTAAATTTGCGATTTCTTCGGTTAGCGGCGATAATGCGCTGATGAATATGCAGGCTGAAATCCCAGGATGGGACTTTGATCGGGTTAAACAACAAGGTCAGCAGCTCTGGAACAAAGAATTGCAGAAGATTGAAGTCAAAACAAAAAATACTGCGGATGCGATCAATTTTTATACGGCCATGTATCATGCTTTTTTAAGTCCGACGGTTTACATGGACGTAAATAATCAATATATGGGCTTGGACCAAAAGGTACATGAGGCCAAAGGATTTAAGAATTATACGACATTTTCTTTATGGGATACCTACAGAACCTTACATCCTTTCTTCAATATCGTACAGCCACAGCGGAATAACGACATGGTGAAATCTATGATGGCACACTTTGATCAGAGTGCTTTACCAATGCTGCCTGTCTGGTCTAACTCAGCAAATGATACCTGGTGCATGAGCGGTTACCATAGCGTGTCGGTTATTGCTGATGCTATCATTAAAGGTAATTTTAAGGGCGACATCAATAAAGCGCTGACGGCCTGTGTTGCAACAGCAAATCAGCGTAATTACGAAGGCATAGGAGATTATATTGATAAGGGCTATGTGCCTTCTGATAAAAATAGAACCGCAGTATCAAATACATTAGAATATGCCTATGACGACTGGTGTATTGCACAACTGGCAAAAAAAGCCGGCAATACTGAAGTTTACAATACTTTTATCAAGAGATCGGAAAATTGGAGAAATGTATACGACGCAAGCATAGGGTTTATGCGGCCGCGTTTATCAGACGGGATGTTCAGAAAAAACTTTGATGTTTTGGAAACAGAAGGGCAGGGCTTTATAGAAGGTAACGCATGGAATTACAGTCTTTATGTTCCGCAAAATCCGGGTGCATTGATTCAGATCATGGGAGGGGATAAGAAGTTTATCCCTCATCTTGATTCTTTGTTTACCATGGACTTACCCGATGCCTTTTTTGCGCATACAGAGGATATCACCCGGGAGGGGATCATCGGTAATTATGTACATGGAAATGAACCTGCACATCATGTAGCTTACCTATACAACTATACTTCACAGCCCTGGAAAACACAGAAAACCGTGAGAATGATTTTGGGAAAACAATACCATAACGGGCCAGATGGTTTGGGCGGAAATGATGATTGCGGACAAATGAGTGCCTGGTATATGATGTCGTCGCTTGGTTTTTATCCAATGGCGCCGGCATCCGATCGTTATGATTTAGGTAGCCCGTCGGTGCTAAATGCAACCATCAATCTTGAAAATGGCAAACAATTTATTGTGGAGGCAAAAAATCAATCGGATAAAAATGTGTATGTAAAGCAGGTACTCTTAAATGGAAAAGTATTGGATCGTTTATATATTATCCATCGCGAGATCACGGATGGTGGACAGCTAACCTTCGTTATGGCATCATCACCCAATAAAAAAGGCAGATAA
- a CDS encoding polysaccharide lyase family 8 super-sandwich domain-containing protein encodes MKRFVCRFYIFLGLFCFAISAAHGQDEFQIIESRIAKYLKEDVDISQLNTDVKKNTLSIQYNGGWPAIDYSSKAETSWAPLIHLNRVKQFALVLALNAETGVAQKQLADQTINALRYWLQQNPRSNNWFQNDIASPTALGELMLLLKGRRTLPSTLQDSLLNLMNQGDVVKAIGANKSDIAIHMIYRACITRDKVLMDSAVKQVFMPISLGNKEGLQHDYSYRQHGPQLQIASYGQVFLFGEYKVASWLLGTSYAISSEKLKILDQYLTGTYLKTIRGRYIDFNTEGRGIARNDILDKINITSKAGKHSLLGLAKEVSPENALVLEKAEQRILEKKHPSFDIQAVHTHFYKSDYTVHNRAAYSFNVRTVSKRTIRTEYGNKENLTGKFLPDGSTNIQRSGGEYFNIMPVWEWDKIPGITSRDYATDQRTTIEWGERGVGAFVGGVSDGKYGAAVYQLDYNEVTAKKAWFFFDDEVVCLGTDINSFAKEPIVTTINQAWQKGPVKAFGGGKIINVNKRFIANDVKWIWHDSVGYYFPNQGNIRLTNEKQKGSWNLINANRSKNVVEGKVFKLWFDHGVDPVKQSYAYIVRPGISENEMVRGQASAIRILSNTPLIQAVGNDDLQMVQIVFHEAGSLTAANFSIAVDQPCALMIKGVKDKNPVLYLSDPTQKLTDLHVTFSSALLKIMEPLPISLPQGDHKGATVSFQLN; translated from the coding sequence ATGAAAAGGTTTGTTTGTAGGTTTTATATTTTTCTTGGTTTATTTTGTTTTGCAATAAGTGCCGCGCATGGTCAGGACGAATTTCAAATTATTGAATCAAGAATCGCTAAATACTTAAAAGAAGACGTTGACATCAGTCAGCTCAATACGGATGTAAAAAAAAATACACTATCTATTCAATACAATGGCGGCTGGCCGGCAATTGATTACTCGTCTAAAGCCGAGACTAGCTGGGCTCCTCTTATACATTTGAATAGGGTTAAGCAATTTGCATTGGTATTGGCTCTGAATGCAGAAACTGGAGTTGCGCAAAAACAGCTGGCAGATCAAACGATCAATGCTTTGCGTTATTGGTTACAGCAAAATCCAAGAAGTAACAATTGGTTTCAAAATGATATTGCTTCTCCAACTGCACTCGGAGAGCTCATGCTGCTTTTAAAGGGGCGGCGTACGCTACCCTCAACTTTACAGGATTCCCTGCTGAACCTGATGAATCAGGGGGATGTCGTGAAGGCCATAGGTGCGAATAAATCGGATATTGCTATTCACATGATTTATAGGGCCTGTATCACAAGAGATAAGGTCTTGATGGATTCGGCCGTAAAGCAAGTATTTATGCCCATTTCATTGGGTAATAAAGAAGGTTTACAGCATGATTATTCCTACAGGCAGCATGGACCACAATTACAGATCGCTAGTTATGGCCAGGTTTTTTTGTTTGGCGAATATAAGGTAGCCTCCTGGTTGCTGGGAACTTCTTATGCGATAAGTTCGGAAAAGCTAAAAATTCTGGATCAATATTTAACCGGTACTTATTTAAAAACGATCAGAGGCAGGTATATTGACTTCAATACGGAAGGACGAGGGATTGCGAGAAATGATATATTAGACAAAATAAATATCACTTCCAAAGCAGGGAAACACAGTTTGCTGGGATTGGCAAAAGAAGTAAGCCCCGAAAATGCACTTGTTTTAGAAAAGGCCGAACAGCGGATTTTGGAAAAGAAGCATCCGTCTTTTGATATCCAGGCTGTACATACCCATTTTTATAAGAGTGATTATACGGTGCATAACCGGGCAGCCTATTCTTTTAATGTGAGGACAGTGTCTAAGCGGACCATTAGAACCGAATACGGAAATAAAGAGAATTTGACCGGGAAGTTTTTACCGGATGGTTCTACCAATATTCAGCGTAGCGGCGGAGAGTATTTTAACATCATGCCTGTTTGGGAATGGGATAAAATTCCGGGTATTACCAGTCGTGATTATGCAACAGACCAAAGAACAACTATTGAATGGGGAGAAAGAGGAGTAGGCGCATTTGTTGGTGGGGTATCTGATGGGAAATATGGGGCAGCGGTTTATCAGCTGGATTATAATGAAGTTACCGCAAAAAAAGCCTGGTTTTTCTTTGATGACGAAGTGGTATGCCTGGGGACGGATATCAATAGCTTCGCCAAAGAACCCATCGTTACGACCATTAATCAGGCCTGGCAAAAAGGTCCTGTAAAGGCTTTTGGTGGAGGTAAAATCATAAATGTGAATAAGCGGTTTATCGCTAATGACGTGAAATGGATTTGGCATGACAGCGTAGGTTATTATTTCCCTAATCAGGGCAATATCAGGTTAACCAATGAAAAACAAAAAGGGAGTTGGAATCTCATAAATGCCAACAGATCAAAAAATGTAGTTGAGGGAAAGGTATTTAAGTTATGGTTTGATCATGGGGTAGATCCTGTTAAGCAGTCTTATGCTTATATTGTTAGGCCGGGTATAAGTGAAAATGAGATGGTGCGCGGACAGGCTTCTGCGATAAGGATACTATCTAACACACCCTTAATTCAGGCAGTCGGAAATGATGACCTGCAAATGGTTCAGATCGTTTTTCATGAGGCCGGTAGTTTAACAGCTGCTAATTTTTCTATCGCTGTTGATCAGCCTTGTGCATTAATGATTAAAGGTGTAAAAGATAAAAATCCCGTGCTGTACCTTTCAGATCCTACCCAGAAATTAACAGATTTACATGTTACCTTTAGTTCAGCCCTCCTTAAAATTATGGAGCCCCTACCCATTAGTTTACCACAGGGAGATCACAAAGGTGCGACGGTAAGTTTTCAGCTCAATTAA
- a CDS encoding phytanoyl-CoA dioxygenase family protein: protein MNYRKLTPADQTLFNENGYVLIKGMLKPEEVKKLYDIATHDEVISKKSFDRGDASGLRTKLALWYSLGDDAYSLLARSKRIVEGANLLLEGEAAHFHSKLMQKEPKVGGAWEWHQDYGYWYRDGFLYPQMLSVLTALSPSTKENGCLQVIKGSHLVGRIEHGFSGEQVGANQERVDELLKRLELVYVEMEAGDTLFFHSNTLHRSDANLSDAPRWSLISAYNLISNKPYKGNYPSASETIQIVNDETLLKSSSEGIQEDANFLVK from the coding sequence ATGAACTATAGAAAATTAACTCCAGCAGATCAGACGCTTTTTAACGAAAATGGTTATGTATTGATCAAAGGAATGCTGAAACCGGAAGAGGTTAAAAAGCTATATGATATTGCTACGCATGATGAAGTGATCAGCAAGAAATCTTTTGACAGAGGCGATGCAAGTGGCCTGAGAACCAAACTCGCTTTGTGGTATTCACTGGGCGATGATGCCTATAGCTTACTGGCCCGTTCTAAGCGAATTGTTGAGGGAGCCAATCTCCTCCTCGAAGGAGAAGCAGCTCACTTTCATTCCAAACTCATGCAAAAGGAACCAAAAGTTGGGGGAGCCTGGGAATGGCACCAGGATTACGGCTATTGGTACCGTGACGGATTTCTATATCCGCAAATGTTAAGCGTACTTACCGCATTAAGTCCATCGACCAAAGAAAATGGTTGCCTGCAGGTTATTAAAGGCTCCCATCTTGTTGGAAGAATAGAACATGGCTTTAGCGGAGAACAAGTTGGTGCAAATCAGGAAAGAGTGGATGAACTGCTCAAAAGATTAGAGCTGGTTTACGTTGAAATGGAAGCTGGGGATACCTTATTTTTTCACAGCAATACGCTACACCGTTCGGATGCCAATCTGAGTGATGCACCGAGGTGGTCTTTAATTTCTGCGTATAATTTGATCAGCAACAAACCTTATAAAGGAAATTATCCCTCAGCAAGCGAAACCATTCAAATCGTAAATGATGAAACATTGTTAAAATCCAGCAGCGAAGGAATACAGGAAGACGCTAATTTTCTGGTAAAGTAA